One Stigmatopora nigra isolate UIUO_SnigA chromosome 1, RoL_Snig_1.1, whole genome shotgun sequence DNA segment encodes these proteins:
- the LOC144206255 gene encoding peptidyl-prolyl cis-trans isomerase FKBP1A-like: MFSGSQRQEYIPLLPRTGVPPPASASLLAPVVDPNGSRLSDMGVQIETIQAGDGQTFPKKGQRVVVHYVGTLSNGKVFDSSRGRGKPFKFKIGHQEVIRGWEEGVAQMSVGQRAKLICSPDFAYGSKGHPGIIPPNATLTFDVELLGLEA, translated from the exons ATGTTTTCCGGTAGTCAAAGACAAGAATATATTCCGCTGTTGCCAAGAACCGGCGTGCCTCCCCCCGCTTCCGCTTCCCTACTCGCACCGGTGGTCGACCCGAACGGCTCCAGACTTTCGGACATGGGGGTACAAATCGAAACTATCCAAGCCGGAGACG GACAGACGTTTCCCAAGAAGGGACAACGAGTCGTGGTTCACTATGTTG GAACGCTGTCCAATGGCAAAGTATTTGACTCTTCGAGGGGACGAGGAAAGCCGTTCAAGTTCAAGATTGGACACCAGGAAGTCATCCGGGGCTGGGAAGAAGGAGTGGCACAG ATGAGCGTAGGTCAGCGTGCCAAGCTGATCTGCTCGCCGGACTTTGCGTACGGCAGCAAAGGTCACCCGGGGATCATCCCCCCCAACGCCACCCTCACCTTCGACGTGGAGTTGCTGGGTCTGGAGGCCTGA
- the sarnp gene encoding SAP domain-containing ribonucleoprotein produces the protein MAEVIELHKLKLAELRQECEARGLETKGNKGDLIARLQAYLDEHEDDVDVDDVLADDAVDFVKGQVVDNGKDVKDLESPVAELPPEKKLVKISPPATATERLQKRAERFNMPASAEDKKNQRAARFGLPVSVSNPATGAAVASNAPVSVDQLKKRAERFGMNVSSLSQKMEADEKLMKRKERFGIMTAGTVTGSADSEAKKMKRAARFGKV, from the exons ATGGCTGAAGTGATTGAGCTCCACAAACTCAAG CTGGCCGAACTGAGGCAGGAGTGCGAGGCCCGAGGACTGGAGACCAAAGGAAACAAGGGCGATCTCATCGCACGTCTGCAGGCATACTTGGACGAACATG AAGACGATGTGGACGTGGACGACGTTCTGGCCGACGACGCGGTG GACTTTGTCAAAGGCCAAGTCGTAGACAACGGCAAAGACGTCAAAGACTTGGAGTCTCCCGTCGCCGAGCT gcCGCCCGAGAAGAAGCTGGTCAAAATCTCCCCGCCAGCAACGGCCACCGAA CGACTACAAAAACGCGCCGAACGTTTCAACATGCCGGCCTCGGCCGAAGATAAGAAGAACCAACGTGCCGCTAG GTTCGGGTTGCCAGTCAGTGTTTCCAATCCAGCCACAG GCGCCGCAGTAGCCAGCAACGCTCCG GTTAGCGTGGATCAGCTGAAGAAACGGGCCGAGAGATTCGGCATGAACGTCTCGTCGCTTTCACAGAAG aTGGAAGCCGACGAGAAACTGATGAAGAGGAAGGAGAGGTTCGGCATCATGACGGCCGGCACCGTCACTGGTTCGGCAGACAGCGAG gccaaaaaaatgaagcgtGCTGCCCGATTTGGAAAAGtttaa
- the ccnt1 gene encoding cyclin-T1 isoform X2, whose amino-acid sequence MAASLRCLPASCNNKWYYSRQEIDNNPSRRAGLDPDKELSYRQQAANLLQDMGQRLNVSQLTINTAIVYMHRFYMVQSFTRFHRNVISPAALFLAAKVEEQPRKLEHVIKVAHACLNPQDPSPDVRSDAYLQQAQDLVILESIILQTLAFEITIDHPHTHVVKCTQLVRASKDLAQTSYFMATNR is encoded by the exons ATGGCGGCTTCCCTTCGTTGTCTCCCCGCAAGCTGCAACAACAAATGGTACTACAGCCGGCAAGAAATCGACAATAACCCGTCCCGGAGAGCCGGACTCGACCCGGACAAGGAGCTTTCGTACAGACAACAAGCGGCTAACTTGCTACAGGACATGGGACAACGGCTCAATGT ATCCCAGCTGACAATTAACACGGCCATTGTGTACATGCATCGCTTCTACATGGTCCAGTCCTTCACCAGATTCCACAGAAAT GTGATTTCCCCCGCCGCCCTTTTTTTGGCCGCCAAAGTGGAGGAACAACCCCGAAAACTGGAGCACGTCATCAAAGTGGCTCACGCCTGTTTGAACCCGCAAGATCCCTCGCCGGATGTACGGAGCGAC GCTTACCTGCAACAAGCCCAAGACCTGGTCATTCTTGAGAGCATAATACTCCAGACCTTGG CATTCGAAATTACCATCGATCACCCTCATACGCATGTGGTCAAGTGCACCCAGTTGGTCCGAG CAAGCAAGGACTTGGCCCAAACGTCATACTTCATGGCCACCAACAGGTAA
- the ccnt1 gene encoding cyclin-T1 isoform X1 produces the protein MAASLRCLPASCNNKWYYSRQEIDNNPSRRAGLDPDKELSYRQQAANLLQDMGQRLNVSQLTINTAIVYMHRFYMVQSFTRFHRNVISPAALFLAAKVEEQPRKLEHVIKVAHACLNPQDPSPDVRSDAYLQQAQDLVILESIILQTLAFEITIDHPHTHVVKCTQLVRVSASKDLAQTSYFMATNSLHLTTFCLQYSPPVVACVCIHLACKWSKWEIPVSTDGKHWWEYVDPTVTLKLLDELTHEFLQILEKTPSRLKRIRNWKAGGQTPKAKPKVQEEGDQRDTMMSMISMASSESTVAGLMSLSAPSSSSSSLEKLRGGGGAAWSGRNPVPDPAPPSSNHEVHAPAKVSLSEYRAKNADVLAAQKRKLENMEASVKRDYANAAQVLIGQQQRKDKPSSHQQQQQQQQQATAASSSDSSPIILKIPLEKERHDRSLKMRFPLGAGGRGQEQDIKVRIRVPDKQRMGSGEDAKGRDKHRGERSNHHHHHHHHPTPSSASHKHSSAGKKAPGGAGSSSRKRTHPQDSQSWPHPPSKTSKSSSRNPYQLQAPPSSSDILSALGPASHPAGAGYPHAKGDKTDTNGHGAQSDEYQDTFEMLNSLLSAQGVQPSQPSVFDYRSQFGDYKYSRGGNARPPPLPSDPPPPLPPLPK, from the exons ATGGCGGCTTCCCTTCGTTGTCTCCCCGCAAGCTGCAACAACAAATGGTACTACAGCCGGCAAGAAATCGACAATAACCCGTCCCGGAGAGCCGGACTCGACCCGGACAAGGAGCTTTCGTACAGACAACAAGCGGCTAACTTGCTACAGGACATGGGACAACGGCTCAATGT ATCCCAGCTGACAATTAACACGGCCATTGTGTACATGCATCGCTTCTACATGGTCCAGTCCTTCACCAGATTCCACAGAAAT GTGATTTCCCCCGCCGCCCTTTTTTTGGCCGCCAAAGTGGAGGAACAACCCCGAAAACTGGAGCACGTCATCAAAGTGGCTCACGCCTGTTTGAACCCGCAAGATCCCTCGCCGGATGTACGGAGCGAC GCTTACCTGCAACAAGCCCAAGACCTGGTCATTCTTGAGAGCATAATACTCCAGACCTTGG CATTCGAAATTACCATCGATCACCCTCATACGCATGTGGTCAAGTGCACCCAGTTGGTCCGAG TTTCAGCAAGCAAGGACTTGGCCCAAACGTCATACTTCATGGCCACCAACAG TCTACACCTGACCACCTTCTGCCTGCAATACAGCCCGCCGGTGGTGGCCTGCGTGTGCATCCACCTGGCCTGCAAGTGGTCCAAGTGGGAGATTCCCGTCTCGACGGACGGGAAACACTGGTGGGAGTACGTCGACCCCACCGTCACTCTCAAGCTGCTGGACG AGTTGACGCACGAGTTCCTGCAGATTCTGGAAAAAACGCCCAGCCGATTGAAACGGATTCGCAACTGGAAG GCCGGAGGCCAGACCCCCAAAGCCAAACCCAAAGTCCAAGAAGAAGGCGACCAACGGGACACCATGATGAGCATGATCTCCATGGCGTCCTCCGAGAGCACCGTTGCCGGCCTCATGAGCCTCTCCGccccctcttcctcttcctcctctttggaAAAACtccgcggcggtggcggcgcggCCTGGAGCGGCCGTAACCCCGTCCCCGACCCCGCCCCTCCCTCCTCCAACCACGAAGTCCACGCCCCCGCCAAAGTCTCCCTGAGCGAATACCGCGCCAAGAACGCCGACGTCCTGGCCGCCCAGAAGCGAAAACTGGAAAACATGGAGGCCAGCGTCAAACGGGACTACGCCAACGCCGCCCAAGTCCTCATCGGACAACAACAGAGGAAAGACAAACCGTCCtcacaccaacaacaacaacaacaacaacaacaagcgaccgccgcctcctcctctgACTCCTCCcccatcattttaaaaatcccaCTCGAAAAGGAACGCCACGACCGATCTCTAAAAATGCGATTCCCTTTGGGCGCCGGTGGGCGTGGCCAAGAACAGGACATCAAAGTACGAATCCGCGTCCCGGACAAACAGCGAATGGGCTCGGGGGAGGACGCAAAGGGGCGGGACAAGCACCGAGGCGAACGCTCCAAtcaccatcatcaccaccaccatcaccccACGCCGTCCTCCGCCTCCCACAAACACTCGTCCGCCGGCAAAAAAGCCCCCGGGGGTGCCGGATCCTCCTCTCGGAAGAGGACACACCCCCAGGATAGCCAATCTTGGCCCCACCCACCCAGCAAAACATCCAAATCCTCTTCCAGGAACCCTTACCAACTCCAGGCTCCGCCCTCTTCCTCCGATATCCTCAGCGCCCTAGGCCCCGCCTCCCACCCGGCGGGGGCGGGCTACCCCCACGCCAAGGGCGACAAGACGGACACCAACGGACACGGCGCCCAGTCGGACGAGTACCAGGATACTTTTGAAATGTTGAACTCGTTGCTAAGTGCGCAGGGGGTGCAACCCTCGCAGCCGTCCGTTTTTGACTACCGCTCACAATTCGGGGACTACAAATACTCCAGGGGGGGGAACGCAAGACCCCCACCCTTGCCCTCAGACCCCCCGCCCCCGCTACCGCCATTACCCAAATGA